The following coding sequences are from one Lycium ferocissimum isolate CSIRO_LF1 chromosome 3, AGI_CSIRO_Lferr_CH_V1, whole genome shotgun sequence window:
- the LOC132049150 gene encoding non-structural maintenance of chromosomes element 4 homolog A: MVRIAKREPVNGASSSNNNNNGSVDEETIIGRRVLRSHYLNFKSRISDERDNISTADSDRFKSIIEEVERLHQQVQKPREQVADAEALLDITNTLVTTVKAHSNGGVTPSDFVSCLLRDFGQEGGSSSRTEEDGSSIHWKDVGRAVSHVFRVAPGCCTMIGPMNTEIKQRNPVVRKKRVIPTESERPEELDETVEDKTETDKNMATMFQILRRHKCVKLENLILNRRSFAQTVENLFALSFLIKDGRADITVDDKRCHRVSPRNAPASNAVLSGQVSYNHFVFRFDFQDWKLMLASVHVGDELMPHRNEVDIPANSQPASNDVDNEQAVSTTPIRKLSRNRGLVLQEQTVVEDSPETDNSARAAAIRKGKRKLTQD, translated from the exons ATGGTTAGAATTGCAAAACGCGAACCAGTGAATGGCGCTAGcagtagcaacaacaacaacaacggtTCAGTGGATGAAGAAACTATAATAGGGCGAAGAGTTCTTCGCTCTCATTATCTCAATTTTAAGTCTCGGATTTCTG ATGAGAGGGATAATATATCAACAGCTGATTCAGATAGATTTAAATCAATAATTGAGGAAGTTGAAAGGCTACATCAGCAAG TACAAAAACCTAGGGAACAGGTTGCTGATGCTGAGGCCTTGCTGGACATCACAAACACGTTGGTGACAACTGTAAAAGCACATAGTAATGGAGGAGTGACCCCTTCAGATTTTGTTAGTTGCTTACTTAGGGACTTTGGCCAAGAAGGTGGATCTAGTAGCAGGACAGAAGAGGATGGAAGCTCTATACACTGGAAAGATGTTGGTCGTGCAGTCTCTCATGTTTTCAGGGTTGCTCCTGGATGCTGCACTAT GATTGGACCTATGAACACTGAAATTAAGCAACGCAATCCTGTGGTTCGTAAAAAGCGTGTGATACCAACAGAAAGTGAACGCCCCGAGGAG CTAGATGAAACTGTTGAAGACAAGACAGAGACCGACAAGAATATGGCTACAATGTTCCAAATTCTAAGAAGGCATAAGTGTGTCAAGCTTGAAAACTTGATCTTGAACAGAAGATCCTTTGCACAAACAGTTGAAAATTTGTTTGCCCTATCATTTCTAATTAAAGATGGTCGGGCTGACATAACTGTTGATGACAAACGCTGTCATAGGGTTT CACCAAGGAATGCTCCTGCATCTAATGCAGTCCTTTCTGGGCAGGTTTCTTATAACCACTTTGTCTTTAGATTTGACTTCCAGGATTGGAAG CTTATGTTGGCTTCTGTTCATgttggtgatgaattaatgcCACACCGAAATGAAGTGGATATACCAGCCAATTCTCAACCGGCATCAAACGATGTAGATAATGAACAAGCTGTCTCAACAACACCGATAAGGAAGTTATCTAGGAATCGTGGTCTGGTTTTGCAAGAGCAGACTGTAGTTGAAGACTCCCCAGAAACTGACAATTCTGCAAGAGCTGCTGCCATTAGGAAAGGAAAGCGAAAGCTCACACAGGACTAG
- the LOC132049149 gene encoding enoyl-[acyl-carrier-protein] reductase [NADH] 2, chloroplastic-like — protein MAANATPGFQIQATKQCIPASHDISKLSNISFSFGSKRKSFTDFRGSSFISLTKPIHSFKLAPRKFERMVTKAMSGANEQVPVPGLPIDLRGKRAFIAGIADDNGYGWAIAKSLAAAGAEILVGTWVPALNIFETSLRRGKFDESRVLPDGSLMEIAKVYPLDAVFDTPEDVPEDVKTNKRYAGSSKWTVKEVAESVKQDFGTIDILVHSLANGPEVSKPLSETSRKGYLAAISASSYSFISLLRHFLPIINPGGATISLTYIASERIIPGYGGGMSSAKAALESDTKVLAFEAGRKHKVRVNTISAGPLGSRAAKAIGFIDMMINYSLENAPLQKELYAEEVGNAAAFLASPLASAITGATVYVDNGLNAMGVGVDSPAFSGLDIPKDNKS, from the exons ATGGCTGCAAATGCAACTCCTGGCTTCCAAATTCAAGCAACCAAACAATGCATTCCCGCATCTCACGATATTTCAAAATTGAGCAATATAAGTTTCAGTTTTGGAAGTAAAAGAAAATCATTTACTGATTTTAGAGGTTCATCTTTTATCTCGCTCACAAAGCCAATCCATAGCTTCAAATTGGCTCCTAGAAAATTTGAAAGGATGGTTACAAAAGCAATGTCTGGTGCAAATGAACAGGTGCCAGTTCCTGGGTTGCCTATTGATTTGAGAG GTAAGAGGGCATTTATTGCTGGCATAGCAGATGATAATGGGTATGGATGGGCAATAGCAAAGTCTCTTGCAGCTGCAGGAGCTGAAATTCTTGTTGGGACATGGGTGCCT gCATTGAACATTTTCGAAACCAGTCTGCGGCGTGGGAAATTTGACGAATCGCGAGT GTTGCCCGATGGTTCGTTGATGGAAATTGCAAAAGTCTACCCACTGGATGCAGTCTTTGACACTCCAGAAGATGTTCCTGAGGAT GTGAAAACAAACAAACGTTATGCCGGATCCTCAAAGTGGACTGTCAAG GAAGTTGCTGAATCTGTAAAACAAGATTTCGGCACTATTGACATCCTCGTACATTCACTTGCAAATGGTCCAGAG GTTAGCAAACCTCTATCAGAGACATCAAGAAAAGGATACCTTGCAGCTATATCTGCCTCCAGTTACTCCTTTATATCTCTACTAAGGCATTTTCTTCCCATAATAAATCCAG GCGGTGCCACCATCTCTCTAACGTACATTGCTTCTGAAAGGATTATCCCTGG ATATGGAGGCGGTATGAGTTCGGCAAAAGCTGCTTTGGAGAGTGACACAAAA GTCCTGGCGTTTGAAGCTGGAAGAAAGCACAAAGTCAGAGTCAACACGATATCTGCAG GTCCACTGGGAAGTCGTGCAGCAAAAGCTATTGGCTTTATTGACATGATGATAAATTACTCATTGGAGAATGCTCCTTTGCAAAAGGAGTTATATGCTG AGGAGGTTGGCAATGCTGCTGCTTTTCTGGCATCTCCTTTGGCTTCAGCAATCACTGGTGCCACTGTGTATGTCGACAATGGTCTGAATGCGATGGGAGTTGGAGTTGACAGCCCAGCTTTTTCGGGTCTTGACATCCCAAAAGATAATAAGAGCTAG